In one window of Gemmatimonadaceae bacterium DNA:
- the fabF gene encoding beta-ketoacyl-ACP synthase II: protein MADRRRVAITGIGALTPIGISRDALWQGLLARRSAVRPVTRFDASIYRSQIAAEIDFHATDFIEERKVKRLDRFGQFTVACSRLAIEDARLDMAVEDHERVGSTMGSALGGVGFAEEQFGVFLSQGIKNVAVTLATNVFAGAASCNVAIEFGAQGPNSTNAMSCASGTMGIGEGFRQIRDDYADVMICGGVEAPLNQLCFGAFALIRAMSTRNDDPSHASRPFDRDRDGFVMGEGAAVLVLEEYERAKARGAHIYAELCGYAFCNDAHHMTAPRPDGSQAARAMRGALKDAHVEPHEIQYVNAHGSSTPLNDPTETRAIRSVFGDHAPKLQVSSTKAYYGHALGASGAMETAICAMALEREWLPPTLNLEDPDDGCDLDYIPAVGRDSRVDYMLNNSFGFGGINAALVLKRAD, encoded by the coding sequence GTGGCTGATCGGCGACGGGTAGCGATCACTGGTATTGGCGCGCTGACGCCGATCGGCATCTCGCGCGACGCTCTCTGGCAAGGGTTGCTCGCGCGCCGCTCGGCGGTGCGTCCGGTCACGCGTTTCGACGCGTCGATCTACCGAAGCCAGATCGCCGCCGAAATCGATTTTCATGCGACGGATTTCATCGAGGAACGGAAGGTCAAGCGCCTCGATCGCTTCGGCCAATTCACCGTCGCCTGCTCGCGCCTCGCGATCGAAGACGCCCGCCTCGACATGGCCGTCGAGGACCACGAGCGCGTCGGATCGACGATGGGCAGCGCGCTCGGCGGCGTCGGGTTCGCCGAGGAACAGTTCGGCGTGTTTCTCTCGCAGGGGATCAAGAACGTCGCGGTGACATTGGCAACGAACGTCTTCGCGGGCGCCGCGAGCTGCAACGTCGCCATCGAGTTCGGAGCGCAGGGACCGAACAGCACGAACGCGATGAGCTGTGCGTCGGGTACGATGGGGATCGGCGAAGGATTCCGGCAGATTCGCGACGACTACGCGGACGTGATGATCTGCGGCGGCGTCGAGGCGCCTCTCAACCAGTTGTGCTTCGGCGCGTTCGCGCTCATTCGCGCCATGTCGACGCGCAACGACGATCCGAGCCATGCCTCGCGTCCATTCGACCGCGACCGCGATGGGTTCGTGATGGGCGAGGGAGCGGCGGTGCTCGTGCTCGAGGAGTACGAACGGGCCAAGGCGCGCGGCGCGCACATCTACGCCGAGCTGTGCGGGTACGCCTTCTGCAACGACGCGCACCACATGACGGCGCCGCGCCCGGACGGCTCGCAAGCCGCGCGCGCGATGCGCGGAGCGCTCAAGGACGCTCACGTCGAGCCGCACGAGATCCAGTACGTCAACGCGCACGGGAGCAGCACTCCGCTCAACGACCCGACCGAGACGCGGGCGATCCGGAGCGTGTTCGGCGACCACGCACCCAAGCTGCAAGTGAGCAGCACGAAGGCCTACTACGGACACGCGCTGGGCGCGTCGGGGGCGATGGAGACGGCCATCTGCGCGATGGCCCTCGAGCGCGAGTGGCTGCCGCCGACGCTCAACCTCGAGGATCCCGACGACGGCTGCGACCTCGACTACATCCCGGCTGTGGGCCGCGACTCGCGGGTCGATTACATGCTCAACAACTCGTTCGGGTTCGGCGGCATCAACGCCGCCTTGGTGCTGAAACGGGCCGACTGA
- a CDS encoding aquaporin, producing the protein MRDTWRHFVAEFVGTFALVFIGGGTIITSPLVQSQATVLSVALAHGLILALLVSATMNISGGHLNPAVTTGFLVTRRIDPMMAVIHWIAQFLGAIIAAYMLKALFPVAVTSVTLLGGQRISSDTTLLQAVVLEAVATFFLVFVVFGTAVDPRGPKLGGMAIGLTVAADILAIGPLTGGSMNPARSFGPAVVTHVFEGQTAYWVGPIIGGIVAALLYDRLFLRDGPPTASAT; encoded by the coding sequence ATGAGAGACACCTGGCGGCATTTCGTGGCCGAATTCGTCGGGACGTTCGCGCTCGTGTTCATCGGGGGCGGCACGATCATCACGAGTCCGTTGGTGCAGTCACAGGCGACCGTGTTGAGCGTGGCGCTGGCCCACGGACTGATCCTCGCGTTGCTCGTCAGCGCGACGATGAACATCTCCGGCGGACATCTGAACCCCGCCGTCACGACGGGATTCCTCGTGACGAGACGGATCGACCCGATGATGGCCGTGATTCACTGGATCGCGCAGTTCCTCGGCGCCATCATCGCGGCGTACATGCTGAAGGCGCTCTTTCCCGTGGCCGTCACGAGCGTGACGCTGCTCGGCGGCCAGCGCATCTCGTCCGACACGACACTGCTGCAAGCGGTCGTGCTCGAGGCGGTCGCGACGTTCTTCCTCGTCTTCGTCGTCTTCGGCACCGCGGTCGATCCGCGCGGGCCGAAACTGGGCGGCATGGCGATCGGCCTCACGGTTGCGGCCGACATTTTGGCGATCGGACCGCTCACCGGCGGGTCGATGAATCCGGCTCGATCATTTGGTCCCGCCGTGGTGACACACGTCTTCGAGGGGCAGACCGCGTACTGGGTCGGTCCTATCATCGGCGGGATCGTCGCTGCGCTGTTATACGACCGGCTGTTCCTCCGCGACGGGCCGCCGACGGCGTCCGCAACGTAA
- a CDS encoding LiaF domain-containing protein has product MTDAPLPTLSRAREQKIAELSQHFANDDLSLDDLERRIEQVYKAANVSELDAITSDLRMPQLPAVGRPGSAPLPARVDYASSNLPAPSSRLLAVMSESKRTGRWLVPPRLDVVSLMADTKIDLTQAVMPPGGAEFHVRSVWAACKIIVPPEMRVINEMHAIMASVVSKADEMDPEGATRRGPTLRLTGTALMAEVKVVVRRKEESLIDDEDDEDE; this is encoded by the coding sequence ATGACCGACGCTCCGCTTCCGACGCTGTCGCGCGCGCGCGAGCAGAAGATCGCCGAGCTCTCGCAGCACTTCGCCAATGACGATCTGTCGCTCGATGACCTCGAGCGACGGATCGAGCAGGTCTACAAGGCGGCCAACGTCTCCGAGCTCGACGCGATCACGTCGGATCTAAGAATGCCACAGCTTCCGGCAGTGGGACGCCCGGGCTCCGCTCCCCTGCCCGCGCGCGTCGACTACGCGAGCTCCAACTTGCCGGCACCGAGCTCGCGTCTGCTCGCCGTCATGAGCGAGTCGAAGAGGACCGGGCGCTGGCTCGTGCCGCCGCGCTTGGACGTCGTATCGCTCATGGCGGACACGAAGATCGACCTGACGCAAGCGGTCATGCCGCCCGGCGGCGCCGAGTTTCACGTGCGATCGGTGTGGGCCGCGTGCAAGATCATCGTGCCGCCGGAAATGCGCGTGATCAACGAGATGCACGCGATCATGGCGAGCGTGGTGAGCAAAGCCGATGAGATGGACCCCGAAGGCGCGACGCGCCGCGGTCCGACGCTGCGGCTCACCGGGACGGCGCTGATGGCCGAGGTGAAGGTCGTGGTGCGGCGAAAGGAAGAGTCGCTCATCGACGACGAAGACGACGAGGACGAGTAA